The following proteins are co-located in the Agromyces laixinhei genome:
- a CDS encoding DUF2652 domain-containing protein, whose product MISGRAVLLIADIGGYTDYMSSHRMSLAHAEVNTGRMLERMIDAAPGFDLIEIEGDAAFLSLQLGDGETDASIPVILDAALAMHRAFHLERAYVTANLCPCKGCKGASDLKLKFVAHVGEVATQTIRDRIKLVGIDVILVHRMLKNPVDVAEYVLLSEELYRSGVDALPAPVHDVVSEFEGFGAVRGYYVDVDELDGETVMPTPSWPKRIGQTFAAVGPGVPYMLGLRDTRRAASDR is encoded by the coding sequence ATGATCTCCGGCCGCGCCGTGCTGCTGATCGCAGACATCGGCGGCTACACCGACTACATGAGCTCCCACCGCATGAGCCTCGCGCACGCCGAGGTCAACACCGGTCGCATGCTCGAGCGCATGATCGACGCCGCCCCCGGATTCGACCTCATCGAGATCGAGGGCGACGCCGCCTTCCTCTCGTTGCAGCTGGGCGACGGCGAGACGGATGCCTCGATCCCCGTGATCCTCGACGCGGCCCTCGCCATGCATCGCGCCTTCCACCTCGAACGCGCGTACGTCACGGCCAACCTCTGCCCCTGCAAGGGATGCAAGGGCGCGTCCGACCTCAAACTGAAGTTCGTGGCGCACGTCGGAGAGGTCGCCACGCAGACCATCCGCGATCGCATCAAGCTGGTCGGCATCGACGTCATCCTCGTGCATCGCATGCTGAAGAACCCGGTCGACGTCGCGGAGTACGTGCTGCTCTCAGAGGAGCTCTACCGTTCGGGCGTAGACGCGCTGCCTGCCCCGGTGCACGACGTGGTGTCGGAGTTCGAGGGGTTCGGGGCCGTGCGCGGGTACTACGTCGACGTCGATGAGCTCGACGGCGAGACGGTGATGCCGACGCCCTCGTGGCCGAAGCGCATCGGGCAGACGTTCGCCGCGGTGGGCCCCGGCGTGCCCTACATGCTCGGACTTCGCGACACCCGCCGCGCGGCATCCGATCGGTGA
- the ftsH gene encoding ATP-dependent zinc metalloprotease FtsH, which produces MNIKKILRGPIIYILLAIVAVWIGSSLITASGFKEVSTQEGLELLNDGKVASVKIVDGENRVDLTLAKADEELGTQVQFYYVTPRGADVIAAVDAADPADGFNDEVPQPNWFLSMLGILLPLVLIGLFFWIMLSGMQGGGNKVMQFGKSKAKLVSKESPTVTFDDVAGAEEAIEELHEIKEFLKEPAKFQAVGARIPKGVLLYGPPGTGKTLLARAVAGEAGVPFYSISGSDFVEMFVGVGASRVRDLFEQAKQNAPAIIFVDEIDAVGRHRGAGLGGGHDEREQTLNQLLVEMDGFDPKTNVILIAATNRPDILDPALLRPGRFDRQIGVDAPDLKGRQKILEVHSKGKPLAHGVDLEVLARKTPGFTGADLANVLNEAALLTARSNAQLIDNRALDEAVDRVIAGPQRRSRVMKDKEKLITAYHEGGHALAAASMNYTDPVTKITILPRGRALGYTMVMPLEDKYSVSRNELLDQLAYAMGGRVAEEIVFHDPSTGASNDIEKATSTARKMVTEFGMSANVGAVKLGQSQGEVFLGRDMGHQRDYSEEVAETVDLEVRKLIEQAHDEAWQVLNDNRDILDKLAAELLEHETLDHKQIAEIFKDVKKLPERPLWLSSDKRPVSDRPPIAFPTDKMPIDQGAVDGGVDSGELPIDDEARVRAPQSNPRPATA; this is translated from the coding sequence ATGAACATCAAGAAGATCCTGCGCGGGCCGATCATCTACATTCTGCTCGCGATCGTCGCCGTGTGGATCGGGTCGAGCCTCATCACCGCCTCGGGCTTCAAAGAGGTCTCGACGCAAGAGGGCCTCGAGCTGCTGAACGACGGCAAGGTCGCCTCGGTCAAGATCGTCGACGGTGAGAACCGCGTCGACCTGACCCTCGCGAAGGCCGACGAGGAGCTCGGCACGCAGGTGCAGTTCTACTACGTCACCCCGCGCGGGGCCGACGTCATCGCGGCCGTCGACGCGGCAGACCCGGCAGACGGCTTCAACGACGAGGTGCCGCAGCCGAACTGGTTCCTCTCGATGCTCGGCATCCTGCTGCCGCTCGTGCTCATCGGCCTGTTCTTCTGGATCATGCTCTCGGGCATGCAGGGCGGCGGCAACAAGGTCATGCAGTTCGGCAAGTCCAAGGCGAAGCTCGTCTCGAAGGAGAGCCCCACCGTCACGTTCGACGACGTCGCGGGCGCCGAGGAGGCGATCGAAGAACTGCACGAGATCAAGGAGTTCCTGAAGGAGCCGGCGAAGTTCCAGGCCGTCGGGGCGCGCATCCCCAAGGGCGTGCTGCTCTACGGCCCTCCCGGCACCGGCAAGACGCTCCTCGCCCGTGCGGTCGCCGGTGAGGCGGGCGTGCCGTTCTACTCGATCTCGGGTTCCGACTTCGTCGAGATGTTCGTCGGCGTCGGCGCGAGCCGCGTGCGCGACCTGTTCGAGCAGGCGAAGCAGAACGCGCCCGCCATCATCTTCGTCGACGAGATCGACGCGGTCGGCCGCCACCGCGGCGCCGGCCTCGGCGGCGGTCACGACGAGCGCGAGCAGACCCTGAACCAGCTGCTCGTCGAGATGGACGGCTTCGACCCGAAGACCAACGTCATCCTCATCGCCGCGACGAACCGCCCCGACATCCTCGACCCGGCGCTGCTGCGCCCCGGCCGCTTCGACCGGCAGATCGGCGTCGACGCGCCCGACCTCAAGGGTCGCCAGAAGATCCTCGAGGTGCACTCGAAGGGCAAGCCGCTCGCCCACGGCGTCGACCTCGAGGTGCTCGCCCGCAAGACCCCCGGCTTCACGGGTGCCGACCTCGCCAACGTGCTCAACGAGGCCGCGCTCCTGACGGCACGCTCCAACGCGCAACTCATCGACAATCGCGCCCTCGACGAGGCCGTCGACCGTGTGATCGCCGGCCCGCAGCGCCGCTCCCGTGTCATGAAAGACAAGGAGAAGCTCATCACGGCCTACCACGAGGGCGGCCACGCCCTTGCGGCGGCGTCGATGAACTACACCGACCCCGTGACGAAGATCACGATCCTGCCGCGCGGCCGCGCCCTCGGCTACACGATGGTGATGCCGCTCGAAGACAAGTACTCGGTCAGCCGCAACGAGCTGCTCGACCAGTTGGCCTACGCGATGGGCGGCCGGGTGGCAGAGGAGATCGTCTTCCACGATCCGTCGACCGGCGCGTCGAACGACATCGAGAAGGCCACCTCGACGGCACGCAAGATGGTCACCGAGTTCGGCATGAGCGCGAACGTCGGCGCCGTCAAGCTCGGCCAGTCGCAGGGCGAGGTCTTCCTCGGCCGTGACATGGGCCATCAGCGCGACTACTCCGAAGAGGTCGCCGAGACGGTCGACCTCGAGGTGCGCAAGCTCATCGAGCAGGCGCACGACGAGGCCTGGCAGGTGCTCAACGACAACCGCGACATCCTCGACAAGCTGGCCGCAGAGCTGCTCGAACACGAGACGCTCGACCACAAGCAGATCGCCGAGATCTTCAAGGACGTCAAGAAGCTGCCCGAGCGCCCGCTCTGGCTCTCGAGCGACAAGCGCCCCGTCTCCGACCGGCCGCCGATCGCGTTCCCGACCGACAAGATGCCGATCGACCAGGGTGCGGTCGACGGCGGTGTCGACTCGGGTGAGTTGCCCATCGACGACGAGGCGCGGGTGCGCGCACCGCAGTCGAACCCGCGGCCCGCGACGGCCTAA
- the folE gene encoding GTP cyclohydrolase I produces MAGVDAERIRRAVHEILLAIGEDPSRPGLERTPQRVAEAYADFFGGLDVDPLSHLADAVPIGSSLRQSLGGADAGAPATGEAVVLRDLAFRSVCEHHLLPFVGTAHVAYLPGDRVVGLGRIPAVVDTLARRPQLQERLTEEIADALVAGLDPRGVLVVLDAQHRCVTTRGSRQERSSTVTIASRGALSEPAARSEIITLIGASAHA; encoded by the coding sequence ATGGCCGGAGTGGATGCCGAGCGCATCCGGCGCGCCGTGCACGAGATCCTGCTCGCGATCGGTGAGGATCCGTCACGGCCGGGGCTCGAGCGCACGCCGCAGCGCGTCGCCGAGGCCTACGCCGACTTCTTCGGCGGCCTCGACGTCGATCCGCTCAGTCACCTCGCCGATGCCGTTCCGATCGGGTCGTCGCTTCGACAGAGCCTGGGCGGTGCGGATGCCGGTGCGCCGGCCACGGGCGAAGCGGTCGTGCTGCGCGACCTCGCGTTCCGGTCGGTGTGCGAGCACCACCTGCTGCCCTTCGTCGGCACCGCGCACGTGGCGTACCTGCCGGGCGATCGTGTGGTGGGGCTCGGCCGCATCCCGGCGGTCGTCGACACGCTCGCACGACGCCCCCAGTTGCAGGAGCGGCTCACCGAGGAGATCGCCGACGCGCTCGTGGCGGGCCTCGACCCCCGCGGCGTGCTCGTCGTGCTCGACGCGCAACACCGCTGCGTCACCACGCGTGGCTCCCGCCAGGAGCGCAGCTCGACCGTGACGATCGCGAGCCGCGGCGCGCTCTCAGAGCCCGCGGCCCGCTCCGAGATCATCACGCTCATCGGGGCATCGGCGCATGCCTGA
- the folP gene encoding dihydropteroate synthase: MPDRTLVMGVVNVTPDSFSDGGRWFDADAAIAHGLELVADGADILDVGGESTRPGAARVAPEEELRRVVPVIRELAGRGIRVSVDTMRAATARAAVDAGAVIINDVSAGLADAAMGPIAAETGAQYVAMHWRGHSDRMDSLAEYADVAVEVRDELAQRVDALVTAGVAPEKLILDPGLGFAKRGDQNWQLLGRLDVLAGLGLPILVGASRKRFLGAMLPDAASVVDRDLPTAVVSVLSAQAGAWAVRVHDVQGTRRALDVLGAWQSGRRD, encoded by the coding sequence ATGCCTGATCGCACGCTCGTCATGGGCGTGGTCAATGTCACGCCCGACTCGTTCAGCGACGGCGGGCGTTGGTTCGACGCCGATGCGGCGATCGCGCACGGCCTCGAGCTCGTCGCCGACGGCGCCGACATCCTCGACGTCGGCGGTGAGTCGACCCGGCCCGGCGCGGCCCGCGTGGCGCCCGAAGAGGAGCTTCGCCGTGTCGTTCCCGTCATCCGCGAGCTCGCGGGTCGCGGCATCCGAGTCAGCGTCGACACCATGCGCGCCGCGACCGCGCGGGCGGCCGTCGACGCCGGGGCCGTGATCATCAACGACGTCTCCGCTGGCCTCGCAGACGCGGCCATGGGCCCGATCGCGGCCGAGACCGGCGCGCAGTACGTCGCCATGCACTGGCGCGGCCACTCCGATCGCATGGACTCGCTCGCGGAGTACGCCGACGTCGCCGTCGAGGTGCGCGACGAACTCGCGCAACGGGTCGACGCGCTCGTCACCGCGGGAGTCGCCCCCGAGAAACTCATCCTCGACCCCGGACTCGGGTTCGCCAAGCGCGGCGACCAGAACTGGCAGCTCCTCGGCCGACTCGACGTGCTGGCCGGCCTCGGGCTGCCGATCCTCGTCGGTGCGTCGCGCAAGCGCTTCCTCGGGGCGATGCTGCCCGACGCGGCATCCGTCGTCGATCGCGACCTGCCGACCGCCGTGGTGAGCGTGCTCTCGGCGCAGGCCGGGGCGTGGGCGGTGCGCGTGCACGACGTGCAGGGCACTCGCCGAGCCCTCGACGTGCTCGGCGCATGGCAGAGTGGACGACGTGACTGA
- the folB gene encoding dihydroneopterin aldolase: MTELRNRGRADRITLTGLRVRAHHGVFEFERTEGQEFVIDVSVALDLAAPAASDDLAGTVHYGELAEAVVAAVERDPVDLIETVAERVAAVALGYAAVDEVEVTVHKPQAPITVPFSDVAVTIVRGRA, encoded by the coding sequence GTGACTGAACTGCGCAATCGCGGGCGGGCCGACCGCATCACCCTCACGGGACTCCGCGTCCGCGCGCACCACGGTGTGTTCGAGTTCGAGCGCACCGAGGGGCAGGAGTTCGTGATCGACGTGTCGGTCGCGCTCGACCTCGCGGCACCAGCGGCATCCGACGACCTCGCCGGCACCGTGCACTACGGCGAGCTCGCCGAGGCGGTCGTGGCCGCCGTCGAACGCGACCCGGTCGACCTCATCGAGACCGTCGCCGAGCGGGTCGCCGCAGTCGCGCTCGGCTACGCGGCCGTCGACGAGGTCGAAGTCACCGTGCACAAGCCGCAGGCGCCGATCACCGTGCCCTTCTCGGATGTCGCCGTCACGATCGTGAGGGGCCGGGCATGA
- the folK gene encoding 2-amino-4-hydroxy-6-hydroxymethyldihydropteridine diphosphokinase: protein MTRAVIAFGANLGDREATIAAAVREIAEATGIALVAVSPVYESAAVKDSGVDEDAPRYLNGVIVVETALAPHALLDLLQRIELEHGRERTEHWGDRTLDLDLIDVDGIVLDDERLVLPHPRASQRAFVLAPWLDIDPDAELAGHGPIAALRAAATDEVVRR, encoded by the coding sequence ATGACGCGCGCCGTCATCGCCTTCGGGGCGAACCTCGGCGACCGTGAGGCGACGATCGCCGCCGCCGTTCGCGAGATCGCGGAGGCGACCGGGATCGCCCTCGTCGCCGTGTCGCCCGTGTACGAGTCGGCCGCCGTCAAGGACTCCGGCGTCGACGAAGACGCCCCGCGCTACCTGAACGGCGTCATCGTCGTCGAGACGGCGCTCGCTCCGCACGCGCTCCTCGATCTGCTGCAGCGCATCGAACTCGAGCACGGACGGGAGCGCACCGAGCACTGGGGCGACCGCACGCTCGATCTCGACCTCATCGACGTCGACGGAATCGTGCTCGACGACGAGCGGCTCGTGCTGCCGCATCCGCGTGCCTCGCAGCGGGCGTTCGTGCTGGCGCCGTGGCTCGACATCGACCCCGACGCCGAGCTCGCGGGGCACGGGCCGATCGCCGCGCTGCGCGCTGCGGCCACCGACGAGGTGGTGCGTCGATGA
- a CDS encoding DUF3180 domain-containing protein: MKRTHPSTIIAFVLAGLVAGYLIDLAIVSGGSKAIVPPISLSITLAGVAALVVAFAWPIRRAVKGKATKHLDPFRAMRTAVLAKACSLSGALLLGFGIGITLFLVTRSVVPPPATIWLAVATAIGAALLLAGGLVAEAFCTLPPDDTDTEKKEQAHA; encoded by the coding sequence ATGAAGCGCACGCACCCCTCGACGATCATCGCCTTCGTGCTGGCGGGCCTCGTCGCCGGGTACCTCATCGACCTCGCGATCGTGTCGGGCGGGTCGAAGGCGATCGTGCCGCCGATCTCGCTGTCGATCACCCTCGCGGGCGTCGCGGCACTCGTCGTGGCCTTCGCCTGGCCCATCCGCCGGGCGGTGAAGGGCAAGGCGACCAAGCACCTCGACCCGTTCCGTGCCATGCGCACCGCGGTGCTGGCGAAGGCCTGCAGCCTGAGCGGGGCGCTCCTGCTCGGTTTCGGGATCGGCATCACGCTGTTCCTGGTCACGCGCAGCGTCGTGCCGCCCCCGGCGACGATCTGGCTCGCCGTCGCCACTGCGATCGGCGCAGCGCTCCTGCTGGCCGGAGGCCTCGTCGCCGAGGCCTTCTGCACGCTGCCCCCCGACGACACCGACACCGAGAAGAAGGAGCAAGCGCATGCCTGA
- a CDS encoding PH domain-containing protein translates to MPEASGPQPDETARDESRRPAASDSDWQRVSPKYVLVEVIGSIIGMVVFVGIGLGAYFVLHWQWALWVAIAIAVVSIIAIAFEPRRVRSIRYRLRADDLLFRRGIMFQRQVAVPYGRMQLVDITRGPVARALGLADLKFVTAAAASAVTVPGLPMAEADRLRDELVALAESRRAGL, encoded by the coding sequence ATGCCTGAGGCATCCGGCCCCCAGCCTGATGAGACGGCCCGCGACGAATCGCGCCGGCCTGCGGCATCCGACTCCGACTGGCAGCGGGTCTCGCCGAAGTACGTGCTCGTCGAGGTGATCGGCTCGATCATCGGCATGGTCGTCTTCGTGGGCATCGGGCTCGGCGCCTACTTCGTGCTGCACTGGCAGTGGGCGCTGTGGGTCGCGATCGCGATCGCCGTGGTCTCGATCATCGCCATCGCCTTCGAGCCGCGCCGAGTGCGCTCCATCCGGTACCGGCTGCGCGCCGACGACCTGCTCTTCCGCCGCGGCATCATGTTCCAGCGCCAGGTGGCCGTGCCCTACGGGCGCATGCAGCTCGTCGACATCACGCGTGGTCCGGTCGCGCGCGCCCTCGGCCTGGCCGACCTCAAGTTCGTGACCGCGGCCGCGGCGAGCGCCGTGACCGTACCCGGTCTCCCGATGGCGGAGGCCGACCGGTTGCGCGACGAACTCGTGGCCCTCGCCGAGTCGCGCCGGGCGGGACTGTGA